A window of Methanosarcinales archaeon contains these coding sequences:
- a CDS encoding DUF3267 domain-containing protein, producing the protein MKEQQSFNHEEFKELGKLEMSKEVVLTLNGMGILAFFAFGFFFTSLYTVLIGNTVFNFTSGTILISLALFIGTIVLHELIHGAFMSKYGGKPSYGAGIAHFILPYFYATSKTIFSRNQFIVIAITPLVMISLVVIGIMAAFPSIAHWMFIPFVINASGAVGDVWMIRNVLRYPKHILLEDRKTGMIIYGKETDKPLNISTTGFVSRFSKVFILCFFAVGCLMGIAPIPLNILGVESLTIGPTNSIFTIFEYHSIGEGFGFNLYPLSILAISMIVGLVYAIIKTGKPRNDAMTG; encoded by the coding sequence ATGAAAGAACAACAATCATTCAACCATGAAGAATTTAAAGAACTTGGAAAATTGGAAATGTCAAAAGAAGTTGTACTTACACTAAATGGTATGGGGATATTAGCATTTTTTGCGTTTGGATTTTTTTTCACGTCACTGTATACAGTATTGATCGGGAACACTGTCTTTAATTTCACGAGCGGCACAATTCTTATTTCATTAGCTCTCTTCATCGGTACAATTGTACTGCACGAACTCATACATGGCGCATTTATGTCAAAATATGGTGGCAAGCCGAGTTATGGTGCCGGTATTGCACATTTCATTCTTCCATATTTCTACGCCACCTCAAAAACCATTTTTTCACGCAACCAGTTCATAGTGATCGCTATTACGCCGTTGGTTATGATCTCCCTGGTCGTAATCGGAATCATGGCTGCTTTCCCATCGATTGCGCACTGGATGTTCATACCTTTTGTAATAAATGCTTCAGGAGCAGTGGGAGATGTGTGGATGATACGGAACGTACTGAGATATCCAAAACATATATTGTTGGAAGATCGAAAAACCGGGATGATAATTTATGGCAAAGAAACTGATAAACCATTGAATATCTCTACAACAGGATTTGTTTCAAGATTTTCTAAAGTATTCATACTCTGTTTCTTTGCGGTGGGATGTCTAATGGGTATAGCGCCAATACCTCTGAATATTTTAGGAGTGGAATCTTTGACAATTGGACCCACGAATAGTATTTTCACAATTTTTGAATATCATAGCATAGGGGAGGGTTTTGGCTTCAATTTATACCCCTTGTCAATATTAGCCATAAGCATGATTGTCGGTTTGGTTTACGCGATTATCAAGACAGGTAAGCCGAGAAATGATGCTATGACAGGATAG